The nucleotide window GAAGTAACGGTGCATCCTGAACTTTCGGATATTCCTAATGAAACGGAGAGCTTAAATGAACAATACTTAGACTATCCCATTCATGtagaagaaaagaataacacATTTACCTACAACCCTGAAAAYATTATGATAACATCTGCTATAATGTTTGGAGcgttttatgtattttaccTTTACTATAATGTAAACACTATTATTagttgaaaatataaataatatattgtatGATCcctctattttatttattttttttttaatttacacYTATAAGCAAAGGTctcataaatatgttttatttacttGTTAGGCCACACCTTTGGGGAGATGGATACGCAATAAGATGGGGAGAAGGGAAAATGATTATGATGATCGGTCAGAAAGAAGTTATTCAACGTTAGACTATGATTCAGAAAATGATGATATGTATTCCAGTAGCATGAGTTATAATGTATCTTATTATCCTACATGACATAATTAAGTGYAGTTAcgaa belongs to Plasmodium vivax scf_3644 genomic scaffold, whole genome shotgun sequence and includes:
- a CDS encoding variable surface protein Vir12, truncated, putative (encoded by transcript PVX_130260A), which produces EVTVHPELSDIPNETESLNEQYLDYPIHVEEKNNTFTYNPENIMITSAIMFGAFYATPLGRWIRNKMGRRENDYDDRSERSYSTLDYDSENDDMYSSSMSYNVSYYPT